TCTGCTTACGACTCCAAAATGTCCAAAACTTTCTTATGAGTCGACACATACTGACAGCAAAAGAAGAGTTTAGCAGAAAAGGTAGCCAGGGACTTGCGCAAACCACCCCCGCGTCCTGATTTCCCGACTCTAGCACGCTGGGAAAAGGGCCGGAAAGAAGAGCTGAGGACGCACTCGTTCGTTGACAAGTTTGTCGGCACCCAAGACCATCGTGACCGTTGGATCTTCGAAGGAGCTTCCAGCCCACGCATCGTTGACGTCGTTGACGAATTCGAGATGCCGAGTTCCGGCTACATCCACTCTAATGGACCTGCCAACAATATTGTGCAGGAGTACTCTCCGTTCGACACCTACGTTGCCAGCTACCAGGACTTCAAGGTCCTTTCTAATTCTGAAAAGCAGGAGGTAATCAAGAACGAAGTTGAAGAGAATGGTCTAGAAAGGCCAAAAGGCTGGAACGTTTCATTCCATTACAACCCGCATGTCGAGTATCACCATTTTGGGAGCTCACATCCCATGAAACCATGGCGGTTAACGCTCACGAAACAACTCGTTGTCGCATATGGTCTGGAGTATACTATGGACATCTATTCACCGAGACCTGCTTCCATGGATGAATTAGCACTATTCCACGAGCGTACATATCTCGATTATCTGAGCAGGATCACTCCCCAGAACGCGCAACCCGACGATCCTCTATACTCCGAATTCGGATTTGGCGGCGATTCCAACGATTGTCCAGTTTTTGACGGATTATGGAACTATGTATCGCTCTATACGGGCGCCACGATAAGCGCAGCGCAGACTCTGGTCAACAACACTTCTGACATTGCCATCAACTGGTCTGGAGGTTTGCATCACGCCAAGAAGAATCTTGCCTCTGGTTTTTGCTACGTGAATGACATTGTTATAGCTATACAGCATTTACTCCGCACACATTCACGTGTCCTGTATATCGACATTGATGTCCACCATGGCGATGGGGTCGAACAGGCATTTGACTCAACGGACAGGGTGTTTACTCTCTCCTATCACAAATACGGCATTGATAAGCACGGATGGCCCTTTTTCCCGGGCACTGGTAGCATCGAGGACACAGGCCCGAAAGACCCCACAAACCCAGGCAAGGCACACAGCCTGAACATCCCGATCGACGATGGCATCGACGACGAGCAGTATCAATGGCTGTTCAAGACTGTGACAGGCGCTGTCATCGAAAAGTACAACCCGACGGCCATTGTCTTGCAGTCAGGCGCCGACTCCCTTGGCGGCGATCGTCTCGGTCGCTTCAACCTAAACATCAAAGCGCATGGGTTCTGTGTACAGACTGTCAAAGACTACGGTCGGCCACTACTTCTTATTGGTGGAGGTGGCTATACACCACGCAACGTGGCACGAACATGGTGTCACGAGACAGCTGTATGTGTTGGCGCACAATTGCACAACGAGCTTCCCAGTCACGTCCCATATCTGCAAGCCTTCCAGGGCGCAGAGAATGGCGACGGTGTTCTGTATCCGGACCTTCACAACATCAAACGGCACGAGAATCTCAACTCGCAGGCGAAACTGCACAAATTAGTGGAGCAGGCGCTTGAAAACTTGAGGTACTTGGAGGGTGCGCCTAGTGTCAACGTCGACACCAGGGGCATTTCCTTGGAGCAGCTTATGAAGGTCAGGGAAGAGATTGACCGACAGCTTGAAGAAGAAAACGAGGAGAGGGAGCGGCAAAGTGCGGAGAATTCCAGACGCAAGAAGGAGCGGAATGTGGGCGGGCGAGGAGAGCGAAGGTAGAGGTTCATGGGGGAGTCATGATTTCCTGCCGAGGCATAAGCAGTAGTCAAAAGAAGATACGTCTTGCAGTACCCATAGCACTCACTGATACATGATGGACCGATTAGGTTTTGAGTATCCAAGTTAGAATGCAAGGTAGCAGCTGCTTGAGACGAAGCTGATTGGGCTCGGTGCTAATATGATGTAATGTGAGGAAAGTGAAGACGACAGCTTATCTAACAAGCATGGTAGTCGGAGATGCCGGACCGGACAAAGAGGTCATCTCCGGGATGAGGAGTACGGACATAATTCCGTCTGCTCTGTTTGGCACGTTGAGGCCACCCACTCAGCGTAAGATCTGGTGGGCGGTGGATTATAAATCCCGAACGGGGGCTCCTCAAACCGCCGACGGAGACTTGAGTTGACCCAATCCCGACAATAGACTAGGGTGTCTCCGCCAGAGTCAGCCACACGGTGCAGCGAGACTATACCTAGGTAATGTCAGGAGGTGTGTAGAGGATGAAAAGAGAATTACGACAGTCGTCCTTTGGTCTATCTATATACAATGTCCGTCGAGCGACGGCCGAGCCAGCAGTCGTCGATTGGCCCAGGACAGACGCacggcagcagcagcaacggCCCCTCATCCGGAAGCCCGACGCCAAACCCCCGGTCGTGCGTTACCTGTCGGAGGCGCAAAGTCAAGTGCGACAAGAAGAATCCGTGTTCCAACTGTGTGCGCGCCAAAATCGAATGCGTTTTTCCTGGACCTGGTCGCGCCCCGCGCAAGAGCCGCAAGCCTGCAGATGCTGAGCTACTCGAGCGACTGCGCCGCCTGGAGGATGTCGTGACGAGCCTGAACGCCCAAGTTGAGGGCCACGAGCAAGAGGCCGCTGACCGCGAGAGATCCCGCCAAAACAGCACCGTTGACGACCCGTGCCCGTACGCCCAAAGTAGTAATGGTGGCGGTGAATCAAGAGCACATGCACAAGTGGCCGTGGACAACAGTGTCGAGGGCCTGGAGAATCGGTTTGGACGACTGGTGGTTGAAAAGGGCCGTAGTCGTTACATAAACAACAGCTTCTGGGCAAGCTTAAACAACGAGGTCGAGGACCTCAAAGCTATCCTCATTGAGCATTCcgacgacgaagatgatgcGCATTCGCCCGACACGTCCAACTTGTCCTCGCAACATCATGGCTTCATCTTCGGCTACAGCTCGTCTAGCGTCGACATGCAGGCACTGCATCCTGGCCAGCAGCAGGCGCGCGACTTCTGGGAAGTCTACAAAGAAAACGTAGAATCTCTTGTCAAGGTTCTGCACATTCCAACGCACGAGCCCATCATCCTCGACGCCTTTACCCACCTGGACAAGGTCGATAGAGGGCTGGAGGCACTCCTGTTCGCCATCTACTATGGTGCAGCCACCAGCAGTACCCCCGAGGACTGCCTGGCGAGATGGGGAGAAGACAGGGGCGTCCTCCTCAATCGTTATCGCTTTGGTCTGGAGCAGGCGCTCGCTAGAGCAAACTTCCTGTACTGCGACGAGGTCATCATCCTTCAAGCCTTTGTTGTATTCATGGTCCTGCTGAGGCGGAATGACGACGCACGCAAGATCTGGACATTGACTGGCCTGGTCGTACGCATTTCGCAGACGCTCGGAATACATAGAGACGGCTCGCACTTTGGCTTGCCTCCGTTCCAAGTGGAGATGCGCAGACGGCTGTGGTGGCAGGTCTGCATTCTTGATGCGAGGTCATCAGAAGACGATGGTTGCGATCCGAACATTGTAGAAGCACAATTCGATACAAAAATGGTGAGTCTCTGTTTGATTCCTAATTAAATCTGCTAATTGTCTTGTCCCCAGCCCCTCAACGTCAACGACACCGATTTGTACCCCGATATGACCGAATTTCCCGAAGAGCGCCAGGGCTTCACTGATATGACCTTCTGCTTGCTGCGCTTCGAGATTGCCAACATCTTTCGTCGCATCATCTACGTACCACCGGGCCCGAACAAATGCACAGAGTTCTTTGCAGGCCTCACCATTGAACAGAAAGAGAAGTGGATTACCGAATGCCATCAGGCCATGGAAGCTAAGTACTTGAAAAACTGTGACATGAACATTCCTATATGCTGGGTTACCGCGACGATATCAAGGCTCATCATGAGCAAGATGTGGTTGATTATCTATCATCCACATCAGCGAAAGGACGGAGGTATAACATTGCCCCAAGAGACCAAAGACAAGCTCTTCATCACCTCGCTCGAAAACGTCGAATACTCCTTGCTTCTCGAAACCGAAGCTCGCACCATGAAGTGGGGTTGGCTCTTCCGTACATATATCCAATGGCATGCCATCGCTTTCCTCTTGTCCGAACTCTGTGTTCGTACCAAAGGCGAGGCAGTGGAGCGTGCGTGGAGGGCTTTGGAAGCCACGGCCGGCCGTTGGTGGTTTCCGCTTAACGATTCTTTGCAGATGGGCAAAGGTCAACAAGGTTGCTTATGGAAACCCCTTCGAAAACTACTAGCGAAAGCGAAAGCAGCACGGGAGCGTGAAATGGCTCTCGAGCGAGCCAGCATAGCTATCCGCAACGCACAATTTCGTAATGATCAACGCTCCTTTGAGTTCCCAGAGGCCATGGCACCAAAGACACTTTCATCTGTAACATCACAGCACTTAGATGCAGCGGCTTTGGATAGCTTATTGCGACCAGCAGCGTCCAAGCTTGGTGAGGTGCCTTTCACTCAGCACCCGAGCTGGCCAAACAGCCCGACAGAATCTAGGCCAGGTGTTGCCTTATCTTCACAAAATAGCAACGGCATGAGTAAACAGCGAAAACTACCCGATGTAGCACCGAACAAGTTTTCAAACGATAATTACATCCTTAACAACGACCCTGTACGACACTTTGGAGACCTCCTTGACTTTGGTCTCGACAATCTACTTACTGAAGTTATGGGCAGCGGAGCCACAACGGGCCCCGACACCGAGCTGGAATACGCTGCAGCAAAATCCAGTGCGGAAAACACAAACTATCACCCTATTTCTAGGGCGATGCCTCCACAAACTATAGCAAGCGGCTACCCCACTTTTGGTGACGGCATGCTTCCGGTTACTAACATGGACTTTCGAATGGAAACCAATGCCAACAACGGATTGGAGCAGATAGACCTGAATGGGAACACAAATGAAGCCGCCATGATGGATAACGGCGACATGGACTGGACCCTTTGGGATGACATGGTGAACCAATATGGGACTACGGGACATAAGACCAATTCCGCAAGCACTTCTAGTGCGGCAACTCTGGGGCTTGTTCATTGGTTCTGATTATTGTTTTAATAGGCAGACATGTGGGAAGAGATATTTTGGTAATGACTAATCCAAGCTCACTCGCGCGTTTTCAGCCAGCTTTGTACCATACTAACGCAGCCAGACACGTGGGGAAGTGTTTTGGTA
The sequence above is a segment of the Pyrenophora tritici-repentis strain M4 chromosome 3, whole genome shotgun sequence genome. Coding sequences within it:
- a CDS encoding AcuC, Deacetylase; its protein translation is MPSSGYIHSNGPANNIVQEYSPFDTYVASYQDFKVLSNSEKQEVIKNEVEENGLERPKGWNVSFHYNPHVEYHHFGSSHPMKPWRLTLTKQLVVAYGLEYTMDIYSPRPASMDELALFHERTYLDYLSRITPQNAQPDDPLYSEFGFGGDSNDCPVFDGLWNYVSLYTGATISAAQTLVNNTSDIAINWSGGLHHAKKNLASGFCYVNDIVIAIQHLLRTHSRVLYIDIDVHHGDGVEQAFDSTDRVFTLSYHKYGIDKHGWPFFPGTGSIEDTGPKDPTNPGKAHSLNIPIDDGIDDEQYQWLFKTVTGAVIEKYNPTAIVLQSGADSLGGDRLGRFNLNIKAHGFCVQTVKDYGRPLLLIGGGGYTPRNVARTWCHETAVCVGAQLHNELPSHVPYLQAFQGAENGDGVLYPDLHNIKRHENLNSQAKLHKLVEQALENLRYLEGAPSVNVDTRGISLEQLMKVREEIDRQLEEENEERERQSAENSRRKKERNVGGRGERR
- a CDS encoding Fungal-trans multi-domain protein, translated to MSVERRPSQQSSIGPGQTHGSSSNGPSSGSPTPNPRSCVTCRRRKVKCDKKNPCSNCVRAKIECVFPGPGRAPRKSRKPADAELLERLRRLEDVVTSLNAQVEGHEQEAADRERSRQNSTVDDPCPYAQSSNGGGESRAHAQVAVDNSVEGLENRFGRLVVEKGRSRYINNSFWASLNNEVEDLKAILIEHSDDEDDAHSPDTSNLSSQHHGFIFGYSSSSVDMQALHPGQQQARDFWEVYKENVESLVKVLHIPTHEPIILDAFTHLDKVDRGLEALLFAIYYGAATSSTPEDCLARWGEDRGVLLNRYRFGLEQALARANFLYCDEVIILQAFVVFMVLLRRNDDARKIWTLTGLVVRISQTLGIHRDGSHFGLPPFQVEMRRRLWWQVCILDARSSEDDGCDPNIVEAQFDTKMPLNVNDTDLYPDMTEFPEERQGFTDMTFCLLRFEIANIFRRIIYVPPGPNKCTEFFAGLTIEQKEKWITECHQAMEAKYLKNCDMNIPICWVTATISRLIMSKMWLIIYHPHQRKDGGITLPQETKDKLFITSLENVEYSLLLETEARTMKWGWLFRTYIQWHAIAFLLSELCVRTKGEAVERAWRALEATAGRWWFPLNDSLQMGKGQQGCLWKPLRKLLAKAKAAREREMALERASIAIRNAQFRNDQRSFEFPEAMAPKTLSSVTSQHLDAAALDSLLRPAASKLGEVPFTQHPSWPNSPTESRPGVALSSQNSNGMSKQRKLPDVAPNKFSNDNYILNNDPVRHFGDLLDFGLDNLLTEVMGSGATTGPDTELEYAAAKSSAENTNYHPISRAMPPQTIASGYPTFGDGMLPVTNMDFRMETNANNGLEQIDLNGNTNEAAMMDNGDMDWTLWDDMVNQYGTTGHKTNSASTSSAATLGLVHWF